A window from Pichia kudriavzevii chromosome 5, complete sequence encodes these proteins:
- a CDS encoding uncharacterized protein (PKUD0E01770; similar to Saccharomyces cerevisiae YOR168W (GLN4); ancestral locus Anc_6.51) encodes MSSMSEEQLCQLFSQVGFEDKKIKEIIKNNKVSTSLALVIQASDALDSAPLDKSETALLHHLATLLKGKEVEGIDHVSKGIHSKKLTSNLQVSEALKYVESHPNNFNNEEFEKASGVGIQVTEDEVKKIITDYLNTIKDEIENNRYKMVPALLANVRQLPQLKWASPALFKPIIDAQILAMIGPKDERDVVKKEKKKKPVKDSRVDDKKKNVVEKARNMFTEGFLGDLHKPGEEPQKWDDTIQAHREFIKGKVYTRFPPEPNGFLHIGHSKAIMVNFGYAKYHDGKCYLRYDDTNPEAEEQVYFDSILRCVKWLGFEPWKITYSSDYFDQLYELAEKLIKSGYAYVDHSTAEEVKAQRGVKPDGTPGGERFPSPWRDRSVEENLTEFRKMRDGFYKPGEATLRMKQDINSPSPQMWDLVAYRVLNAHHARTGDKWKIYPTYDFTHCLVDSFENITHSLCTTEFYLSRESYEWLCDVLHVYRPAQREYGRLNITGTIMSKRKIAKLVNEKYVRGWNDPRLYTLESLRRRGVPPGAILSFINTLGVTTSTTNIQVTRFDSAVRQFLDHTTPRLMMVENPLKVVFDNLPDDYEELVDMPYKPGNDAFGSRKIPFTKTVYIDHSDYRDEPTKGYFRLAPEQSVGLMRVPFNIKVKSVERDAEGKPILIHAEYLNDPSTHKKPKAYIQWIPESAKYNSPVNISEVRIYNQLFNSENPSAHPDGFLADINKNSEEVVKGAMIEPAILEVKAKSPLNMPFTDEQFNIKEEAGNETVRFQALRVGYFCLDSDSTDNNLVLNRIVTLKEDSEKD; translated from the coding sequence ATGTCTTCAATGTCAGAGGAACAACTTTGTCAGCTCTTCTCCCAAGTGGGGTTTGAAGACaagaaaatcaaggaaataatcaagaacaacaagGTTTCCACATCGCTAGCACTAGTTATTCAAGCTTCAGATGCGTTGGATTCTGCACCTCTAGACAAATCAGAGACGGCACTATTGCACCATTTAGCAACACTCTTAAAAGGtaaagaagttgaaggtATTGACCATGTATCCAAGGGAATTCATTCTAAGAAACTAACCTCCAACTTACAAGTCAGCGAAGCTTTGAAGTATGTTGAATCACATCCTaataacttcaacaatgaagagtttgagAAAGCTTCTGGTGTTGGAATTCAGGTAACTGAGGATGAAGTTAAAAAGATTATAACTGACTATTTGAACACTATCAAggatgaaattgagaaCAATAGATACAAAATGGTTCCTGCGCTACTTGCCAATGTTAGACAGCTACCTCAATTAAAGTGGGCATCACCAGCATTATTCAAACCGATTATTGATGCGCAGATTTTAGCAATGATTGGGCCAAAGGACGAAAGAGACGTTgttaaaaaggaaaagaagaagaagccTGTAAAAGATTCGAGAGTGGAtgacaagaagaagaacgtTGTTGAGAAAGCAAGAAATATGTTTACCGAAGGTTTCTTGGGTGACTTACACAAACCTGGAGAAGAGCCGCAGAAGTGGGATGATACCATTCAAGCACATCGTGAGTTTATCAAAGGTAAAGTATACACCAGATTCCCGCCCGAGCCAAATGGATTTTTACATATCGGACACTCAAAGGCAATTATGGTCAACTTTGGTTATGCCAAATACCATGATGGCAAATGCTATCTGAGATATGATGACACCAATCCAGAAGCCGAGGAACAAGTTTACTTTGACTCTATTCTCAGATGTGTCAAATGGTTAGGTTTTGAACCATGGAAGATTACTTATTCATCTGATTACTTTGATCAGTTGTACGAGCTAGCTGAAAAATTAATCAAGTCAGGTTATGCATACGTTGATCATTCCACCGCAGAGGAGGTCAAAGCACAGAGAGGTGTGAAGCCAGATGGCACTCCTGGTGGTGAAAGGTTCCCATCTCCTTGGAGAGATAGAAGCGTTGAGGAGAACCTGACTGAATTCAGAAAAATGAGAGATGGCTTTTATAAGCCAGGTGAGGCCACACTTAGAATGAAGCAAGATATTAATTCTCCATCACCTCAAATGTGGGACTTGGTCGCCTACAGAGTTTTGAATGCACATCATGCAAGAACAGGTGATAAATGGAAAATCTACCCAACTTATGATTTCACTCACTGTTTGGTTGAtagttttgaaaacatcacACACTCTCTATGTACCACTGAGTTCTATTTAAGTAGAGAAAGTTATGAATGGTTATGTGATGTCTTGCATGTTTATAGACCCGCACAAAGAGAATATGGTAGGTTGAACATTACCGGTACCATAATGTCTAAGAGAAAGATTGCCAAATTAGTCAACGAAAAGTATGTTAGAGGTTGGAATGATCCAAGGTTATACACCTTGGAATCCCTAAGAAGAAGAGGTGTCCCACCAGGTGCGATCTTGAGCTTCATCAATACCTTAGGTGttactacttctactacaAATATTCAAGTGACTAGATTTGATAGTGCAGTTAGACAATTCTTAGACCACACTACTCCAAGATTGATGATGGTTGAGAACCCATTAAAGGTTGTCTTTGATAATCTACCAGATGATTATGAGGAATTAGTCGATATGCCGTACAAACCAGGCAATGACGCATTTGGTTCTAGAAAGATCCCATTCACCAAGACCGTTTACATTGACCACTCTGATTACAGAGACGAGCCAACCAAGGGTTATTTCAGATTGGCACCTGAGCAATCTGTTGGTTTGATGCGTGTCCCATTCAACATTAAGGTAAAGTCTGTTGAACGTGACGCTGAAGGTAAGCCAATTTTAATCCACgctgaatatttgaatgaTCCATCAACACATAAGAAGCCAAAGGCATACATTCAATGGATTCCTGAATCTGCCAAATATAACTCCCCAGTTAATATATCTGAAGTGCGTATCTACAACCAGTTGTTCAACTCAGAAAATCCATCTGCTCATCCAGACGGATTCCTTGCTGACATAAACAAGAATTCCGAAGAAGTCGTCAAGGGTGCAATGATTGAACCTGCTATTCTCGAGGTGAAGGCCAAGTCACCATTGAACATGCCATTTACAGATGAACAGTTCAATATCAAGGAAGAAGCAGGAAATGAGACTGTCAGATTCCAAGCATTAAGAGTAGGCTATTTCTGCCTTGATTCCGATTCCACTGACAACAATTTGGTTCTGAACAGAATCGTTACATTAAAGGAAGACTCAGAAAAAGATTGA
- a CDS encoding uncharacterized protein (PKUD0E01760; similar to Saccharomyces cerevisiae YLR273C (PIG1) and YOR178C (GAC1); ancestral locus Anc_6.70) — MPYLGPRSFNTTPLTSSNLAYLGDANDFQQGGSSPDKLNKVTREEEPRTNGFQTSSITDSSSNSISAFSSNIDNSSKSSNCSINTEVGSLSHRTMADLNEDDNNTVILQPCNDETHLIIPHSPLKRYNTLTVGSNEVSNSFGSINELQDLTPKIPLLRKKSGELVKSSLKLNSLTRSNSMPNTKSVRFATTLENVKFFKKSEKPTAVSNCRSSSTPRTYWNFDSSSSSSSSSSSDNDGIDNDADLECDSQYSNHSILDDYKSNFDLNDNYDDMLNDTTNQKWIIKSNDCPHNPFSLNFARLASNRNVILESVKLNSSGNSLIGFVYVNNIAFDKKIVVRLTHDYWKSFIEIENANYISSNHIFKYSDSNSNTYDKFSFIIKLDNLNIVSDEINLEFCIQYTVNNMEFWDNNDGRNYKVVLLKNYNNKSLAKLSKMNKSCRNNNVDDSKRLEIDDSSIKLKDNKNFRYEFSDSFDNYKPKTDIASLRTSNSYGLKKIKSESSLPEFKSNYTFTYNHLSNKSTSALHENKIDDSNYSLSSNRRFSNTQYSSKAVPQSASVPQNGFESNDYDSIIKKFCFFTPNYQDQHNPSSISNLSYQKSEASCF, encoded by the coding sequence ATGCCTTACCTCGGTCCAAGATCTTTCAATACAACTCCATTGACTAGTTCTAATTTGGCTTATTTAGGCGACGCAAACGATTTCCAACAGGGAGGCTCTTCACCGGATAAACTCAACAAAGTtacaagagaagaagaaccaaGAACTAATGGATTTCAAACATCCTCAATCACcgattcatcatcaaattcaatatcGGCCTTTTCCTCCAATATCGAcaactcttcaaaatcttcaaattgcTCAATTAATACCGAAGTTGGATCATTGTCGCATCGTACTATGGctgatttgaatgaagaCGACAACAACACTGTTATTTTACAACCTTGCAATGACGAAACTCATTTGATTATACCACATTCACCCTTAAAGAGGTACAACACTTTAACTGTTGGGTCTAATGAAGTTTCAAATTCCTTTGGTTCTATTAATGAATTGCAAGATTTAACTCCGAAAATCCCCTTGCTGAGAAAGAAATCAGGAGAACTTGTTAAATCCtcattgaagttgaataGTTTAACAAgatcaaattcaatgcCAAATACTAAAAGCGTACGATTTGCTACAACTTTAGAAAAtgtcaagtttttcaaaaaatcCGAAAAACCAACAGCAGTATCCAATTGTAGATCATCTAGTACTCCTAGAACTTATTGGAATTTTGATTCTagttcatcatcatcatcatcatcatcatcggaTAATGATGgaattgataatgatgcTGATTTAGAATGTGATTCTCAATATAGCAatcattcaattttagaTGATTATAAATCAAACTTCGACTTGAATGATAATTATGATGATATGCTGAACGATACGACAAATCAAAAGTGGATTATCAAGTCAAACGATTGTCCTCATAatccattttctttgaattttgcTAGATTGGCTTCAAATAGAAATGTTATTCTCGAAAGTGTCAAATTGAACTCAAGCggtaattctttaattggTTTTGTCTATGTTAATAATATAGcatttgataaaaagaTTGTGGTTAGATTAACTCATGACTATTGGAAATCgtttattgaaattgagaatGCTAACTATATATCTTCCAATCATATTTTCAAGTACTCAGATTCAAATTCTAATACTTATGACaaattttcctttattATCAAACTGGacaatttgaatattgtttcagatgaaatcaatctAGAGTTTTGTATTCAATATACAGTCAACAATATGGAATTTTGGGATAATAACGATGGTAGGAACTACAAGGTTGTCTTATTGAAGAACTATAACAATAAAAGTTTGGCAAAgctttcaaagatgaaTAAATCTTGcagaaacaacaatgtTGATGACTCAAAACGGCTAGAAATTGATGACTCGAGTATCAAGCTAAAGGACAATAAAAATTTTAGGTATGAATTTTCAGATTCTTTTGATAACTATAAACCAAAAACAGACATTGCATCCTTAAGAACTTCCAACTCTTATGGCcttaaaaaaatcaaatcagaGTCTTCATTACCAGAATTTAAGTCCAATTACACGTTTACATACAATCATCTGTCCAACAAGTCAACTTCTGCTTTACACGAAAATAAGATTGATGACTCCAATTActcattatcttcaaataGGAGATTTTCTAATACTCAGTATTCATCTAAAGCAGTTCCGCAATCAGCTTCAGTTCCTCAGAATGGCTTTGAATCGAACGATTATGATAGTATCATTAAGAAGTTCTGTTTCTTTACACCAAATTATCAAGATCAGCATaatccttcttcaatttcaaatctgaGTTATCAGAAATCTGAAGCTTCCTGCTTTTGA
- a CDS encoding uncharacterized protein (PKUD0E01750; similar to Saccharomyces cerevisiae YKL152C (GPM1); ancestral locus Anc_5.257): MVHKLILVRHGQSEWNEKNLFTGWVDVKLSEKGRQEAVRAGELLKEADIKPDVLYTSLLTRAIQTANIALENADRLHIPVVRSWRLNERHYGALQGKDKAQTLETYGPEKFQQWRRSFDIPPPPIEDHSEFSQFGEERYSNVDPNVLPKTESLALVIDRLLPFWQDVIAKDLLANKTVIITAHGNSLRGLVKHLDNISDDDIAGLNIPTAIPLVYELDDNLKPIKPAYYLDPEAAAAGAAAVAAQGQKK, encoded by the coding sequence ATGGTCCACAAGTTAATTTTAGTCAGACACGGTCAATCCGAATGGAACGAAAAGAACCTTTTCACCGGTTGGGTTGATGTTAAACTTTCTGAAAAGGGTAGACAAGAAGCTGTCAGAGCAGGTGAATTGTTAAAGGAAGCAGACATCAAGCCAGACGTCTTGTATACCTCTCTGTTAACCAGAGCTATTCAAACCGCTAACATTGCTTTAGAAAATGCAGATAGATTACACATTCCTGTCGTTAGATCCTGGAGATTAAACGAGAGACACTATGGTGCCTTACAAGGTAAGGACAAGGCACAAACTTTGGAAACATATGGTCCAGAGAAGTTCCAACAATGGAGAAGATCTTTTGATAttccaccaccaccaattGAGGACCATTCCGagttttctcaatttgGTGAGGAAAGATACTCTAACGTCGATCCAAATGTTTTACCAAAGACTGAATCTTTGGCTTTAGTTATTGACAGATTATTACCATTCTGGCAAGATGTCATTGCTAAGGATTTATTGGCAAACAAGACTGTCATTATTACTGCACATGGTAATTCTTTAAGAGGTTTAGTTAAGCACTTGGACAACATTTCCGATGACGATATTGCGGGTCTTAACATCCCAACTGCTATTCCATTAGTCTACGAGTTAGATGATAACTTAAAGCCAATCAAGCCAGCTTACTACTTAGATCCagaagcagcagcagcaggTGCAGCAGCAGTTGCAGCTCAAggtcaaaaaaaataa
- a CDS encoding uncharacterized protein (PKUD0E01740; similar to Saccharomyces cerevisiae YLR265C (NEJ1); ancestral locus Anc_6.55) gives MSIKLCGRNCRYANRKYLFSKSRYIHPLRQYTSSVSHDSDVTTKQNKTTNKISNKMTSFISHSISSLESYLINQTNLRPDSIDDLPIDRANYIPAQLKSYNSPFREFIDISNPQDIEYLLSIDRSSWYNVTPQIHSFMEFNCDYNLPLLLNHYARSLPEVQKVINRKDRVSLSLTSLKKMISILVNLQWFNNASYILYRMDLPFNELVNVLNEILEEELIFQNSDWMRYFFLVHLNKHYEAINKNILANVDFLSFSGSMKTFKALQFMWNKQYLSMDELKEDLSFFYEATGKSDHILLMYHFKSIELIKSTQIDNLELQIHELKKNISTLSSIFTKKIHGGAVSLFIGEMSSATNDELQKFKGKELFERIEKRKISILNYLLIRKKIEIKDMDVVVVSRFNLNFETIMLLWEYNLQKRNNRILNTIYYKFFVENIIKSLISCNYKSVPTGKSIPTFKKKNLLHEIFKVEYQNISSTRKISILINQFKIYLRNNSVVSRDRVGGFLSLTNNTMEYSYVMKRVMYSIFGPNSEFSYKEILKSLEVIASFSPTTLNKQYLFGVVNHIIFRNYNDEGFFSFKSPNDRFFKSIEFIELLDSMDPLAVTYYSNLYPSIIKFFRDYVSSDPRSMDDILAEEYTLKFIKLLNDSFNYISSNPKNLSILNPKNYSSKIYLIKQGLLQHLASELRHLPNKFIIRLLKFRSDYLCKNNQDWIFKFNQSVFVYGIFLEVFFRRSRRGNDFSFSDLPTSAFKLKIEEEMDKLAMDPDVWECLEFVAGFDWSAEISSSLLADSTKPDNLGEGIAFVLSELKRMDGVDYFEREDFVNKFKPNKKVDGSGHIHRITDSLLDSISDSTHDDIDQAYLNNMEDSTKSFLSKRLASNELFEVDEIYENLRNFKDMTKINDIKGIGEDHENAFHSIPDKFLNYNDDMNSHRNNKGKFKKRYSIQTKERMIRLYSPIRLKGLMIQSLIKQNPFVVDFLINRLFTEYDSRIPVSLIHSIMIGVIKSEGKLKFTEKIDLIKILDVLASTIYKGASSRANSYLFMQYVRFKEFRTMLVDLVIQESKRSNSGSLKTLNWAMNKITNSSNLKNYKEDLNRWTNELNNMKERQIGFWNPLNELGRWDD, from the coding sequence ATGTCGATCAAATTGTGTGGACGAAATTGCAGGTATGCAAATCGAAAATATCTATTTTCGAAAAGCCGATATATTCATCCTCTCCGACAGTACACTTCTAGCGTCAGTCATGATTCGGATGTAACTACAAagcaaaataaaacaacaaataagatatcaaacaaaatgaCCTCTTTTATCTCCCATTCCATAAGTTCACTAGAAAGCTATCTAATAAACCAGACAAATTTGCGTCCCGATTCAATTGACGATTTACCTATTGATCGAGCCAACTATATTCCAGCTCAACTCAAATCATACAACTCACCATTCAGAGAGTTCATAGATATATCAAACCCGCAAGACATTGAGTACCTCCTGTCAATTGACAGATCAAGTTGGTATAATGTTACTCCTCAGATCCATTCATTCATGGAATTTAACTGCGATTACAACCTTCCCTTGCTGCTCAACCACTATGCCAGATCACTACCTGAAGTTCAAAAAGTAATAAACAGAAAAGACAGAGTGTCGTTGAGTCTAACCTCgttaaagaaaatgatttcaattctCGTCAATCTTCAATGGTTTAACAATGCCTCCTATATTTTATATCGGATGGATTTACCTTTCAATGAATTAGTGAACGTTCTTAATGAAATACTTGAGGAGGAACTGATATTCCAGAATTCCGATTGGATGAGGTACTTTTTTCTAGTACATCTCAATAAACACTACGAGGcaataaacaaaaacattttAGCTAACGTTGactttctttctttcagTGGGTCTATGAAAACATTCAAGGCCTTACAGTTTATGTGGAATAAACAATATTTGTCAATGGATGAACTTAAGGAAGATTTATCCTTTTTCTACGAAGCAACCGGTAAAAGCGATCATATACTATTGATGTACCATtttaaatcaattgaattgataaaatctACACAGATAGATAATCTCGAATTACAGATTCatgaattgaagaaaaacatttcTACTctatcttcaatttttaccaaaaaaatccaTGGAGGAGCAGTAAGTTTGTTTATAGGTGAAATGTCATCTGCAACGAATGATGAACTGCAAAAGTTTAAAGGAAAGGAGTTGTTTGAACGCATtgaaaaaaggaaaatctcaattttgaattatcTGTTAAtcagaaagaaaatagaaatcaaagatatgGACGTTGTCGTAGTTTCACGATttaatttgaattttgaaacaatcATGCTTTTATGGGAATACAATTtacaaaaaagaaataaccGTATATTAAATACGATATACTATAAATTTTTCGTTGAGAATATAATTAAAAGCTTAATTTCATGCAATTATAAGTCAGTACCAACTGGAAAATCGATACCaacttttaaaaaaaagaatctCTTGcatgaaatattcaaggtagaatatcaaaatataTCTTCAACTAGGAAAATTTCCATCCTAATAAACCAGTTTAAAATTTATCTAAGGAACAATTCAGTTGTTTCAAGGGATCGCGTGGGTGGTTTCCTTTCGTTAACAAACAATACAATGGAATATTCATACGTTATGAAGAGAGTAATGTATTCTATATTTGGCCCAAACTCGGAATTCAGctataaagaaatattAAAATCACTTGAAGTAATAGCTAGCTTTTCACCGACAACTTTGAACAAACAATATTTGTTTGGAGTTGTAAATCACATTATTTTTCGTAATTATAATGATGAAggttttttctcatttaaGAGTCCCAATGATCggtttttcaaaagcaTTGAATTTATAGAATTGCTTGACTCAATGGATCCACTGGCTGTTACTTACTATTCAAACTTGTACCCTTCAAttataaaattttttaGAGACTATGTTAGTTCAGATCCTCGATCCATGGATGATATCCTTGCAGAGGAATATACTTTAAAGTTCATTAAACTTCTGAATGATTCGTTCAACTACATCAGTTCAAACCCCAAAAATTTATCTATATTGAACCCTAAAAATTATTCGTCTAAAATCTATCTGATAAAGCAAGGCTTATTACAGCATTTAGCTAGTGAACTAAGACATTTACCaaacaaattcatcatACGTCTGCTAAAATTTCGATCTGATTACCTCTGTAAGAACAACCAAGAttggattttcaaatttaatCAATCTGTTTTTGTGTATGGCATTTTTCTTGAAGTTTTTTTCCGTCGATCAAGAAGGGGTAATGATTTCAGTTTCTCAGATTTGCCTACAAGCGCTTTTAAGCTaaaaattgaggaagaGATGGATAAGCTAGCGATGGATCCCGATGTATGGGAATGCCTTGAATTTGTTGCTGGATTTGATTGGAGTGCTGAAATTTCAAGCTCGTTGCTTGCTGACTCAACCAAACCAGATAATCTAGGTGAAGGAATTGCGTTTGTTTTGTCTGAATTAAAAAGAATGGACGGCGTCgattattttgaaagagaagacTTCGTCAATAAGTTCAAACCGAACAAGAAAGTAGATGGTAGTGGCCATATACATAGAATAACTGATTCTTTGTTGGATTCTATCTCAGACTCAACTCATGACGATATCGACCAAGCTTACTTGAATAATATGGAAGACTCAACTAAATCTTTCTTGTCCAAAAGATTAGCGAGTAATGAATTATTCGAAGTGGATGAGATTTATGAGAACCtgagaaatttcaaagatatgaCCAAGATTAACGATATAAAAGGTATTGGGGAGGATCATGAAAATGCTTTTCACTCAATACCAGacaaatttttgaattatAATGACGATATGAACTCCCACAGAAATAATAAGgggaaattcaaaaaacGTTATAGCATACAAACGAAGGAAAGGATGATCAGGTTATATTCTCCTATTAGACTAAAAGGTTTAATGATTCAATCTTTGATCAAACAAAACCcgtttgttgttgattttctaaTCAATAGACTATTCACGGAATATGATAGTCGAATTCCTGTTTCTCTGATACATAGTATCATGATAGGTGTAATCAAAAGTGAAGGAAAGCTGAAATTTACGGAGAAAATTGACTTGATTAAGATTTTAGATGTTTTAGCCTCAACTATTTATAAGGGTGCATCTAGTAGAGCAAATTCATATTTATTTATGCAATATGTTAGGTTCAAGGAGTTTAGGACAATGTTAGTTGATTTAGTAATACAGGAAAGTAAAAGATCAAACAGCGGATCTCTCAAAACGTTAAATTGGGCAATGAACAAAATTACAAATAGCTCGAACCTAAAGAATTACAAGGAAGACTTGAACAGGTGGACTAACGAACTTAACAATATGAAGGAGAGACAAATTGGGTTCTGGAATCCACTTAACGAACTAGGTCGATGGGATGATTAA